The following coding sequences are from one Ammospiza caudacuta isolate bAmmCau1 chromosome 10, bAmmCau1.pri, whole genome shotgun sequence window:
- the IDH2 gene encoding isocitrate dehydrogenase [NADP], mitochondrial has translation MAARYLRAAPALRRLPRCPPPAAAAGQRRHYADKRIKVANPVVEMDGDEMTRIIWAFIKEKLILPNVDVQLKYFDLGLPHRDKTDDQVTIDSALATQKYSVAVKCATITPDEARVEEFKLKKMWKSPNGTIRNILGGTVFREPIICKNIPRLVPGWTKPITIGRHAHGDQYKATDFVVDKSGTFKIIFTPKDGSGTKEWEVFNFPGGGVGMGMYNTDESISGFAHSCFQYAIQKKWPLYLSTKNTILKAYDGRFKDIFQEIFDKHYKTEFDKLKIWYEHRLIDDMVAQMLKSSGGFVWACKNYDGDVQSDILAQGFGSLGLMTSVLVCPDGKTIEAEAAHGTVTRHYREHQKGRPTSTNPIASIFAWTRGLEHRGKLDSNPELIKFAQTLEKVCVDTVESGTMTKDLAGCIHGLANVKLNEHFVNTTDFLDAIKNNLDKALGKK, from the exons ATGGCCGCCCGTTACCTCCGCGCTGCCCCGGCGCTGCGCCgcctgccccgctgcccgccgcccgccgccgccgcggggcaGCGCCGCCACT ATGCCGACAAGCGGATCAAGGTGGCAAACCCAGTGGTGGAGATGGACGGGGACGAGATGACACGGATCATCTGGGCCTTCATTAAGGAGAAG CTCATCCTGCCCAACGTGGATGTCCAGCTAAAGTACTTCGACCTGGGGCTGCCGCATCGGGACAAGACGGATGACCAGGTCACCATTGACTCAGCGCTGGCCACGCAGAAGTACAGCGTGGCTGTCAAGTGTGCCACCATCACGCCTGATGAAGCCAGGGTGGAAG AGTTCAAGCTGAAGAAGATGTGGAAGAGCCCCAATGGCACCATCCGGAACATCCTGGGGGGGACGGTGTTCCGGGAGCCCATCATCTGCAAGAACATTCCCCGGCTGGTGCCCGGCTGGACCAAGCCCATCACCATCGGCCGCCACGCCCACGGTGACCAG TACAAAGCCACCGACTTCGTGGTGGACAAGTCCGGGACATTCAAGATCATCTTCACGCCAAAGGACGGCAGCGGCACCAAGGAGTGGGAGGTGTTCAACTTCCCCGGCGGCGGTGTGGGCATGGGCATGTACAACACGGACGAG TCCATCTCTGGCTTTGCGCACAGCTGCTTCCAGTACGCCATCCAGAAGAAGTGGCCGCTCTACCTGAGCACTAAGAACACCATCCTCAAGGCCTATGACGGGCGCTTCAAGGACATCTTCCAGGAGATCTTTGATAA GCACTACAAGACAGAGTTTGACAAGCTGAAGATCTGGTACGAGCACCGGCTCATCGACGACATGGTTGCCCAGATGCTGAAATCCTCCGGCGGCTTCGTCTGGGCCTGCAAGAACTACGACGGGGATGTCCAGTCAGACATCCTGGCCCAAG GGTTCGGCTCCCTGGGGTTGATGACCTCTGTCCTGGTGTGCCCGGACGGGAAGACCATTGAGGCCGAGGCCGCCCACGGCACTGTCACCCGCCACTACCGGGAGCACCAGAAG GGCCGACCCACCAGCACCAACCCCATTGCCAGCATCTTCGCCTGGACGCGCGGCCTGGAGCACCGCGGCAAGCTGGACAGCAACCCGGAGCTCATCAA GTTTGCGCAGACGCTGGAGAAGGTGTGTGTGGACACCGTGGAGAGCGGGACCATGACCAAGGACCTCGCTGGCTGCATCCACGGCCTTGCCAA TGTGAAGCTGAATGAGCACTTTGTGAACACTACCGACTTCCTGGATGCCATCAAGAACAACCTGGACAAGGCTCTGGGCAAGAAATAG
- the ZNF710 gene encoding zinc finger protein 710 isoform X1, whose translation METSAESHDSVGRRREMDRFSECGTQTDAVVVLSLAQAAVLGLVSDNELLGATVTPTGFFPGLAGEQLDNAAAEPGEPEGEEQAPGDGQDEDALEADCSLEKHARRRKRPPVRLMPKVKSEKAEVEAEPPYSASVPGDEEGEGQHGHAPQPPEPSQEPAVQSGAVKMIDLGTFSRKPRRLRHLRRHREPEGSERRHREPEGSERRHREPEGSERRHREPEGSERRRRGNDPAGGTGGAPQTAGTFETGAPSPGEAEAPAPASPEQVKSEQGCVWQEPGELEAAGGTSEHSRKAQLDRLDINVQIDDSYLVEAGDRQKRWQCRMCEKSYTSKYNLVTHILGHNGIKPHSCPHCNKLFKQPSHLQTHLLTHQGTRPHKCGVCSKAFTQTSHLKRHMLLHTDIKPYSCRFCGRGFAYPSELKAHEVKHESGRCHVCVECGLDFSTLTQLKRHLATHQGPTLYQCLECSKSFHYRSQLQNHMLKHQNVRPFVCTECGMEFSQIHHLKQHSLTHKGVKEFKCEVCGREFTLQANMKRHMLIHTSVRPYQCHICFKTFVQKQTLKTHMIVHSPVKPFKCKVCGKSFNRMYNLLGHMHLHAGSKPFKCPYCSSKFNLKGNLSRHMKVKHGVMDISLDSQDAMMELAGADHTELDGQQEMDDFEEENSYGYGAVGNPPDEHTLAEQAMKEMAYYNML comes from the exons ATGGAGACCAGCGCCGAGAG CCATGACAGCGTAGGCCGGCGGCGAGAGATGGATCGGTTCAGCGAGTGCGGGACGCAGACGGACGCCGTGGTGGtgctgtccctggcacaggctgccgtGCTGGGCCTGGTGTCCGACAATGAGCTGCTCGGCGCCACCGTCACCCCCACCGGCTTCTTCCCGGGGCTGGCCGGGGAGCAGCTGGACAATGCCGCCGCGGAGCCGGGGGAGCCcgagggagaggagcaggcgCCCGGGGATGGGCAGGACGAGGACGCCCTGGAAGCAGACTGCTCCCTGGAGAAGCATGCCCGCAGGAGGAAGAGGCCGCCCGTGAGGCTGATGCCCAAGGTCAAGAGTGAGAAGGCAGAGGTGGAGGCTGAGCCGCCGTACAGCGCGTCGGTGCCCGGGGACGAGGAGGGCGAGGGGCAGCACGGCCACGCGCcgcagcccccagagcccagccaggagccGGCGGTGCAGAGCGGGGCCGTGAAGATGATCGACCTGGGCACCTTCAGCAGGAAGCCCCGGCGGCTGCGGCACCTGCgccggcaccgggagccggagggCAGCGAGCgccggcaccgggagccggagggCAGCGAGCgccggcaccgggagccggagggCAGCGAGCgccggcaccgggagccggagggCAGCGAGCGCCGGCGCAGGGGCAACGACCCGGCTGGCGGCACCGGGGGGGCCCCACAAACCGCGGGCACCTTTGAGACGGGGGCTCCGTCCCCCGGGGAGGCCGAGGCCCCCGCGCCAGCGTCCCCCGAGCAGGTGAAGAgcgagcagggctgtgtgtggcaggAGCCGGGCGAGCTGGAGGCGGCCGGCGGCACCAGCGAGCACAGCAGGAAGGCGCAGCTGGACCGGCTGGACATCAACGTGCAGATCGATGACTCCTACCTGGTGGAGGCGGGCGACCGCCAGAAGCGCTGGCAGTGCCGCATGTGCGAGAAGTCCTACACCTCCAAGTACAACCTGGTGACCCACATCCTGGGCCACAACGGCATCAAGCCCCACTCCTGCCCGCACTGCAACAAGCTGTTCAAGCAGCCCAGCCACCTGCAGACCCACCTGCTGACCCACCAGGGCACGCGGCCCCACAAGTGCGGGGTGTGCAGCAAAGCCTTCACGCAGACCAGCCACCTGAAGCGGCACATGCTGCTGCACACCGACATCAAGCCCTACAGCTGCCGCTTCTGCGGCCGCGGCTTCGCCTACCCCAGCGAGCTGAAGGCGCACGAGGTGAAGCACGAGAGCGGGCGCTGCCACGTGTGCGTGGAGTGCGGCCTGGACTTCTCCACGCTCACCCAGCTGAAGCGGCACCTGGCCACGCACCAGGGCCCCACGCTGTACCAGTGCCTGGAGTGCAGCAAGTCCTTCCACTACCGCAGCCAGCTGCAGAACCACATGCTGAAGCACCAGAACGTGCGGCCCTTCGTCTGCACCGAGTGCGGCATGGAGTTCAGCCAGATCCACCACCTCAAGCAGCACTCGCTCACGCACAAG GGCGTGAAGGAGTTCAAGTGCGAGGTGTGCGGGCGGGAGTTCACCCTGCAGGCCAACATGAAGAGGCACATGCTGATCCACACCAGCGTCCGGCCCTACCAGTGCCACATCTGCTTCAAGACCTTCGTGCAGAAGCAGACGCTCAAGACCCACATGATCGTGCACTCGCCTGTGAAGCCCTTCAAGTGCAAG GTCTGCGGCAAGTCCTTCAACCGCATGTACAACCTGCTGGGGCACATGCACCTGCACGCCGGCAGCAAGCCCTTCAAGTGCCCCTACTGCTCCAGCAAGTTCAACCTCAAGGGCAACCTCAGCCGGCACATGAAGGTCAAGCACGGGGTGATGGACATCAGCCTGGACAGCCAAG ATGCCATGATGGAGCTGGCTGGGGCTGACCACACCGAGCTGGATGGCCAGCAGGAGATGGACGACTTCGAGGAGGAGAACTCTTACGGCTACGGGGCCGTGGGCAACCCTCCAGACGAGCACACGCTGGCCGAGCAGGCCATGAAGGAGATGGCCTACTACAACATGTTGTAG
- the ZNF710 gene encoding zinc finger protein 710 isoform X2, whose translation MDRFSECGTQTDAVVVLSLAQAAVLGLVSDNELLGATVTPTGFFPGLAGEQLDNAAAEPGEPEGEEQAPGDGQDEDALEADCSLEKHARRRKRPPVRLMPKVKSEKAEVEAEPPYSASVPGDEEGEGQHGHAPQPPEPSQEPAVQSGAVKMIDLGTFSRKPRRLRHLRRHREPEGSERRHREPEGSERRHREPEGSERRHREPEGSERRRRGNDPAGGTGGAPQTAGTFETGAPSPGEAEAPAPASPEQVKSEQGCVWQEPGELEAAGGTSEHSRKAQLDRLDINVQIDDSYLVEAGDRQKRWQCRMCEKSYTSKYNLVTHILGHNGIKPHSCPHCNKLFKQPSHLQTHLLTHQGTRPHKCGVCSKAFTQTSHLKRHMLLHTDIKPYSCRFCGRGFAYPSELKAHEVKHESGRCHVCVECGLDFSTLTQLKRHLATHQGPTLYQCLECSKSFHYRSQLQNHMLKHQNVRPFVCTECGMEFSQIHHLKQHSLTHKGVKEFKCEVCGREFTLQANMKRHMLIHTSVRPYQCHICFKTFVQKQTLKTHMIVHSPVKPFKCKVCGKSFNRMYNLLGHMHLHAGSKPFKCPYCSSKFNLKGNLSRHMKVKHGVMDISLDSQDAMMELAGADHTELDGQQEMDDFEEENSYGYGAVGNPPDEHTLAEQAMKEMAYYNML comes from the exons ATGGATCGGTTCAGCGAGTGCGGGACGCAGACGGACGCCGTGGTGGtgctgtccctggcacaggctgccgtGCTGGGCCTGGTGTCCGACAATGAGCTGCTCGGCGCCACCGTCACCCCCACCGGCTTCTTCCCGGGGCTGGCCGGGGAGCAGCTGGACAATGCCGCCGCGGAGCCGGGGGAGCCcgagggagaggagcaggcgCCCGGGGATGGGCAGGACGAGGACGCCCTGGAAGCAGACTGCTCCCTGGAGAAGCATGCCCGCAGGAGGAAGAGGCCGCCCGTGAGGCTGATGCCCAAGGTCAAGAGTGAGAAGGCAGAGGTGGAGGCTGAGCCGCCGTACAGCGCGTCGGTGCCCGGGGACGAGGAGGGCGAGGGGCAGCACGGCCACGCGCcgcagcccccagagcccagccaggagccGGCGGTGCAGAGCGGGGCCGTGAAGATGATCGACCTGGGCACCTTCAGCAGGAAGCCCCGGCGGCTGCGGCACCTGCgccggcaccgggagccggagggCAGCGAGCgccggcaccgggagccggagggCAGCGAGCgccggcaccgggagccggagggCAGCGAGCgccggcaccgggagccggagggCAGCGAGCGCCGGCGCAGGGGCAACGACCCGGCTGGCGGCACCGGGGGGGCCCCACAAACCGCGGGCACCTTTGAGACGGGGGCTCCGTCCCCCGGGGAGGCCGAGGCCCCCGCGCCAGCGTCCCCCGAGCAGGTGAAGAgcgagcagggctgtgtgtggcaggAGCCGGGCGAGCTGGAGGCGGCCGGCGGCACCAGCGAGCACAGCAGGAAGGCGCAGCTGGACCGGCTGGACATCAACGTGCAGATCGATGACTCCTACCTGGTGGAGGCGGGCGACCGCCAGAAGCGCTGGCAGTGCCGCATGTGCGAGAAGTCCTACACCTCCAAGTACAACCTGGTGACCCACATCCTGGGCCACAACGGCATCAAGCCCCACTCCTGCCCGCACTGCAACAAGCTGTTCAAGCAGCCCAGCCACCTGCAGACCCACCTGCTGACCCACCAGGGCACGCGGCCCCACAAGTGCGGGGTGTGCAGCAAAGCCTTCACGCAGACCAGCCACCTGAAGCGGCACATGCTGCTGCACACCGACATCAAGCCCTACAGCTGCCGCTTCTGCGGCCGCGGCTTCGCCTACCCCAGCGAGCTGAAGGCGCACGAGGTGAAGCACGAGAGCGGGCGCTGCCACGTGTGCGTGGAGTGCGGCCTGGACTTCTCCACGCTCACCCAGCTGAAGCGGCACCTGGCCACGCACCAGGGCCCCACGCTGTACCAGTGCCTGGAGTGCAGCAAGTCCTTCCACTACCGCAGCCAGCTGCAGAACCACATGCTGAAGCACCAGAACGTGCGGCCCTTCGTCTGCACCGAGTGCGGCATGGAGTTCAGCCAGATCCACCACCTCAAGCAGCACTCGCTCACGCACAAG GGCGTGAAGGAGTTCAAGTGCGAGGTGTGCGGGCGGGAGTTCACCCTGCAGGCCAACATGAAGAGGCACATGCTGATCCACACCAGCGTCCGGCCCTACCAGTGCCACATCTGCTTCAAGACCTTCGTGCAGAAGCAGACGCTCAAGACCCACATGATCGTGCACTCGCCTGTGAAGCCCTTCAAGTGCAAG GTCTGCGGCAAGTCCTTCAACCGCATGTACAACCTGCTGGGGCACATGCACCTGCACGCCGGCAGCAAGCCCTTCAAGTGCCCCTACTGCTCCAGCAAGTTCAACCTCAAGGGCAACCTCAGCCGGCACATGAAGGTCAAGCACGGGGTGATGGACATCAGCCTGGACAGCCAAG ATGCCATGATGGAGCTGGCTGGGGCTGACCACACCGAGCTGGATGGCCAGCAGGAGATGGACGACTTCGAGGAGGAGAACTCTTACGGCTACGGGGCCGTGGGCAACCCTCCAGACGAGCACACGCTGGCCGAGCAGGCCATGAAGGAGATGGCCTACTACAACATGTTGTAG
- the SEMA4B gene encoding semaphorin-4B produces MAARPVLPVLAALLLSAAPEPVPRVSLPYDSAERVVRRFEAPGVSNYTTLLLSPDGGTLYLGARELLLTLNTSNFQPSSPARRLLWSADEEKKRQCVFKGKDPQRDCHNYIKLLLQLNSTHLYTCGTCAFSPACAYINVQHFSLERDASGKVVLEDGKGRCPFDPEYRSTAVMVDGELYAGTVSNFQGNEPTISRSQESRIALKTENSLNWLQDPAFVGSAYLRESLPAGNPEGDDDKVYFFFSETGKEFDYFENTIVSRIARVCKGDQGGERVLQRRWTTFLKAQLLCSHPEDGFPFNVLQDIFVLTPGELRWRETLFYGVFTSQWNKGGLGSSAVCAFPMRSVQRAFGGLYKEVNRETQQWYTDTGPVPEPRPGMCITSHTRHLKINSSLQMPDRVLNFIKDHFLMDSPVRSQPLLLQSQRRYQQIGVHRAPGLRGTYDVLFLGTDDGRLHKAVRVSHGVHIIEEIRLFPDGQPILQLLLDQDQGLVYAATYTAVAQVPFANCSLYRSCGECVLARDPFCAWSRGACRRLTTHPPAHPQLWAQDIEDADTERLCQPANASQPRPRILLPPASGSPCQQIQLPPNAVRPLPCRLLSNLASRSWLHNGAPVNASYLVLPDGALILVGSPERAGTYECWSLEEGFRKLMASYCVGVQEPALGPADPGRKVAAGRDALETVSTSRSTSAVGSAAARLDGKTYWTEFLVMCVLFAAAVLVLAFFVLHRHRDGMKALVEPGDPSRHQKPPRKPVESLPLNGSSLPSTAPEHKGYQALQDNYIVSTPVHEPPGPPRTFSESEKRPLHVRDSFVEVSPACQRPRVRLGSEIQDSVV; encoded by the exons ATGGCGGCGCGGCCGGTGCTGCCGGTGCTGGCGGCGCTGCTGCTCTCGGCGGCTCCGGAGCCTGTCCCGCGGGTCAGCCTGCCCTACG ACTCGGCCGAGAGGGTGGTGCGGCGCTTTGAGGCACCTGGCGTGTCCAACTACACGACCCTGCTGCTGAGCCCGGACGGCGGGACGCTCTACCTGGGGGCACgagagctgctcctcaccctcaACACCAGCAACTTtcagcccagctccccagctCGTAGG ctgctgtggagtgCAGATGAGGAGAAGAAGAGGCAGTGTGTGTTCAAGGGCAAGGACCCCCAG AGGGACTGTCACAACTACatcaagctgctgctgcagctgaacagcACCCACCTGTACACCTGTGGGACCTGCGCCTTCAGCCCGGCCTGCGCCTACATC aacGTGCAGCACTTCAGCCTGGAGCGGGACGCGTCGGGGAAGGTGGTGCTGGAGGACGGGAAGGGACGCTGCCCCTTTGACCCTGAGTACCGCTCCACGGCTGTCATGGTCG ACGGCGAGCTCTACGCCGGGACCGTCAGCAACTTCCAGGGCAATGAGCCGACCATCTCCCGCAGCCAGGAGAGCCGCATCGCCCTCAAGACCGAGAACTCCCTCAACTGGCTGCAAG ACCCAGCGTTCGTGGGCTCAGCCTACCTGCGGGAAAGCCTCCCTGCCGGCAACCCTGAGGGTGACGACGACAAGGTCTACTTCTTCTTCAGCGAGACTGGGAAGGAGTTTGACTATTTTGAGAACACCATCGTCTCCCGCATCGCACGTGTGTGCAAG GGGGACCAGGGCGGGGAGCGCGTGCTGCAGCGGCGCTGGACAACCTTCCTGaaggcacagctgctctgctcacaccCTGAGGACGGGTTCCCCTTCAACGTGCTGCAGGACATCTTTGTGCTCACCCCGGGTGAGCTGCGCTGGAGGGAGACGCTCTTCTACGGTGTCTTCACCTCGCAGTG GAACAAGGGCGGGCTGGGCAGCTCGGCCGTCTGCGCCTTCCCCATGCGCAGCGTGCAGCGCGCCTTCGGCGGGCTCTACAAGGAGGTGAACCGCGAGACGCAGCAGTGGTACACGGACACCGGCCCCGTGCCGGAGCCCCGGCCGGGCATG TGCATCACCAGCCACACGCGGCACCTGAAGATCAATTCATCGCTGCAGATGCCAGATCGAGTGCTGAACTTTATCAAGGACCACTTCCTGATGGACAGCCCTGTGCGCAgccagccgctgctgctgcagagccagcgGCGCTACCAGCAGATCGGCGTGCACCGCGCGCCCGGCCTGCGCGGCACCTACGACGTCCTCTTCCTGGGCACGG ACGACGGGCGGCTGCACAAGGCCGTGCGGGTGAGCCACGGCGTGCACATCATTGAGGAGATCCGCCTCTTCCCTGACGGGCAGCCcattctccagctgctgctggaccaggaccag GGTCTTGTGTATGCAGCCACCTACACAGCAGTGGCCCAGGTGCCCTTTGCCAACTGCAGCCTGTACCGCAGCTGTGGGGAATGTGTGCTGGCACGGGACCCCTTCTGTGCCTGGAGCCGGGGTGCCTGCCGCAGGCTCACCACACATCCCCCGGCACACCCACA gctctgggcacaggaCATCGAGGATGCCGACACGGAGCGGCTCTGCCAGCCGGCCAACGCCTCCCAGCCCCGTCCCCGCATTCTCCTGCCCCCAG CCTCAGGCTCCCCGTGCCAGCAGATCCAGCTCCCTCCCAACGCGGTGCGGCCGCTGCCGTGCCGGCTGCTCTCCAACCTGGCCTCGCGGAGCTGGCTGCACAATGGGGCTCCTGTCAACGCCTCCTACCTGGTGCTGCCCGATGGAGCCCTCATTCTGGTGGGCAGCCCGGAGCGTGCAGGCACCTACGAGTGCTGGTCGCTGGAGGAGGGCTTCCGCAAGCTGATGGCCAGCTACTGCGTGGGCGTGCAGGAGCCAGCCCTCGGGCCAGCAGACCCTGGCAGGAAGGTGGCTGCTGGCCGTGACGCCCTGGAGACGGTCAGCACATCGCGGAGCACCTCAGCggtgggcagtgctgcagcacgGCTGGACGGCAAGACCTACTGGACCGAGTTCCTGGTGATGTGTGTGCTCTTTGCCGCCGCCGTCCTCGTGCTGGCCTTCTTCGTGCTGCACCGGCACCGCGACGGCATGAAGGCCTTGGTGGAGCCCGGCGACCCCAGCAGGCACCAGAAGCCGCCCCGCAAGCCGGTGGAGAGCCTGCCCCTGAATGGCAGCAGCCTGCCCAGCACGGCTCCTGAGCACAAGGGCTACCAGGCCCTGCAGGACAACTACATTGTCAGTACCCCCGTGCATgagcccccaggacccccacGCACCTTCTCTGAGTCAGAGAAGAGGCCTCTCCACGTCCGTGACAGCTTTGTGGAGGTGTCTCCTGCCTGCCAAAGACCCCGGGTGCGCCTGGGCTCCGAGATCCAGGACTCGGTGGTGTGA